In Brucella melitensis bv. 1 str. 16M, a genomic segment contains:
- a CDS encoding low molecular weight protein-tyrosine-phosphatase yields MCRNALVKINFTAVVSPVQKQNTLAPNHMLIRHYSLAPTSILFVCAGNICRSPLAEGVMGYVLEKRGIRHVLIDSAGTNGYHTGEEPDERSIQVAAHHGLDISAQRCRQLTMADFSRFDLILGMDRYNMRMITQRQPARITARIGLFTEVAEGKPVEIPDPYYGEIGDFELVYRMVLTASTALADQFWPERAIKGQASSTI; encoded by the coding sequence ATGTGTCGAAATGCCCTTGTGAAGATCAACTTCACGGCGGTAGTTTCTCCTGTCCAGAAACAAAATACCCTCGCGCCAAACCATATGTTAATCCGTCACTACAGCCTCGCCCCGACTAGTATTCTTTTCGTTTGTGCCGGCAATATCTGCCGCTCTCCGCTTGCCGAAGGGGTGATGGGGTATGTGCTTGAAAAACGCGGCATCCGCCACGTATTGATCGATTCGGCCGGAACCAATGGCTACCATACCGGCGAAGAACCGGACGAACGCTCCATTCAGGTGGCAGCGCATCACGGGCTCGATATTTCAGCACAGCGCTGCCGCCAGTTGACCATGGCCGATTTCAGCCGCTTCGATCTTATCCTTGGCATGGACCGCTATAATATGCGGATGATTACACAGCGCCAGCCCGCGCGGATAACGGCGCGGATCGGGCTTTTCACCGAGGTTGCGGAGGGAAAACCGGTTGAAATCCCCGATCCCTATTATGGCGAAATCGGAGATTTCGAGCTGGTTTACCGGATGGTCCTTACTGCCTCCACGGCGCTCGCCGACCAGTTCTGGCCGGAGCGCGCCATTAAGGGCCAGGCTTCCTCAACGATATAA
- a CDS encoding DUF1223 domain-containing protein, producing the protein MGLTFTGCVFIQGSARAQDGNKATAVLELYTSQGCKSCPPADKNFAKYADDPNVLALSFHVNYWDYMGWRDTLATQDNTDRQNSYRNAFHAKMIYTPQAIINGAVEANGRNGAAINAKIAANKLDVPVSIQQLNDGRLSIDIGAGKKPRDPVHVVLFYFRDSATIPITEGENAGKAITYRNTVSDIDTIGMWDGKPLKIELPASELKRKDVTGCAVVLQETRSDNSLGPMHGAAMFKQKRPVSF; encoded by the coding sequence ATGGGACTGACGTTCACCGGCTGTGTTTTCATCCAGGGATCAGCCAGAGCGCAGGATGGCAACAAGGCAACTGCCGTGCTGGAGCTTTACACCAGCCAGGGCTGCAAATCCTGCCCGCCCGCCGACAAGAATTTCGCCAAATATGCCGACGATCCCAATGTGCTGGCGCTTTCGTTCCACGTCAATTATTGGGATTACATGGGCTGGCGCGATACGCTGGCCACCCAGGACAATACCGACCGGCAGAATTCCTATCGCAACGCTTTTCATGCCAAGATGATCTATACGCCGCAAGCCATCATCAATGGCGCGGTGGAAGCAAACGGACGCAATGGCGCGGCCATCAATGCGAAGATCGCCGCAAACAAGCTGGACGTGCCCGTTAGCATCCAGCAGCTCAACGATGGACGCCTTTCCATCGATATCGGTGCAGGCAAGAAGCCCAGGGATCCGGTTCACGTGGTTCTGTTCTATTTCCGCGATTCGGCCACCATCCCCATCACCGAGGGTGAGAATGCCGGAAAAGCCATCACCTATCGCAATACGGTGAGCGATATCGACACGATTGGCATGTGGGATGGAAAGCCGCTCAAGATCGAGCTTCCGGCCTCCGAGCTGAAGCGCAAAGACGTGACGGGCTGTGCCGTGGTTCTGCAAGAAACGCGCAGCGACAATTCGCTGGGACCGATGCATGGCGCCGCCATGTTCAAGCAGAAGCGTCCCGTCTCCTTCTGA
- a CDS encoding YkvA family protein gives MDDVKIGEILEPGDESRFRKRSERVKQGFWKAVRRAGRMVPFMDEVVAAYYCALDQKTPMRVRMTLMAALAYFVLPFDAIPDILAGIGFTDDVAVLMAALTAVRAHITPAHRLAARQALEDEAAVGQ, from the coding sequence ATGGATGACGTCAAAATCGGTGAAATCCTCGAACCCGGCGACGAAAGCCGGTTCAGAAAGCGCAGCGAACGGGTGAAACAGGGCTTCTGGAAAGCCGTGCGCCGGGCTGGCCGCATGGTGCCGTTCATGGATGAAGTCGTTGCTGCCTATTACTGCGCGCTCGACCAGAAGACGCCCATGCGCGTGCGCATGACGCTGATGGCGGCTCTCGCCTATTTCGTCCTGCCATTCGACGCCATTCCCGATATTCTGGCCGGCATCGGCTTCACAGACGACGTTGCCGTGCTGATGGCGGCCCTCACCGCTGTCCGCGCCCACATCACGCCTGCGCACCGGCTGGCCGCGCGGCAGGCGCTTGAGGATGAGGCGGCAGTAGGGCAGTGA
- the thpR gene encoding RNA 2',3'-cyclic phosphodiesterase codes for MPRLFTALEIPRDAALSLSLLRGGLPGARWIDVENYHITLRFIGDVEGHMADEIANALDRVRRPEFMLNLSGVDAFGSKKPHSIYAGVSPSPGLNTLQAEIERICQRLRLPADPRKFTPHVTLARLKNARIEDVVHYLSGRANFATLPFKVGRFVLMSSRDSVGGGPYIVEEAWPLMARSGQNWSASAVEAVRTIR; via the coding sequence ATGCCGCGTCTTTTTACTGCCCTCGAAATCCCGCGCGACGCCGCGCTTTCGCTCTCGCTGCTGCGAGGCGGCCTTCCCGGCGCACGCTGGATTGATGTTGAAAACTACCACATAACCTTGCGTTTTATCGGAGATGTGGAAGGCCATATGGCCGACGAGATCGCCAACGCGCTCGATCGTGTGCGGCGCCCTGAATTCATGCTCAATCTCTCCGGCGTTGATGCTTTCGGCTCCAAAAAACCGCACAGCATCTATGCGGGCGTGTCGCCCTCGCCCGGACTCAACACCTTGCAGGCCGAAATAGAGCGCATCTGCCAGCGCCTGCGTCTTCCCGCCGACCCGCGCAAGTTCACGCCGCATGTGACACTGGCACGGTTGAAAAATGCCCGCATCGAGGATGTGGTGCACTATCTTTCCGGGCGGGCAAACTTCGCCACGCTGCCCTTCAAGGTCGGGCGGTTCGTCTTGATGTCGTCGCGCGATTCGGTCGGCGGCGGCCCTTATATCGTTGAGGAAGCCTGGCCCTTAATGGCGCGCTCCGGCCAGAACTGGTCGGCGAGCGCCGTGGAGGCAGTAAGGACCATCCGGTAA
- a CDS encoding GNAT family N-acetyltransferase produces the protein MPVIRDFQPADIETITAIYTQAVLTGTGSYEIEPPTMDEMAKRFAAFADQGFPILVAEADGRVLGYAYASYFRVRPAYRWLAEDSIYIAPDAKGQGIGKLLLRELIARISALGFRQLLAVIGDGEHNIGSVKLHESLGFTHCGRIEGSGFKHGRWLDTVLMQLPLNGGRSTEPGPSPLS, from the coding sequence ATGCCCGTCATTCGTGATTTCCAGCCTGCCGATATCGAAACCATCACCGCCATCTATACGCAAGCCGTGCTGACCGGTACCGGCTCCTATGAGATCGAGCCGCCGACAATGGACGAAATGGCAAAGCGTTTTGCGGCATTTGCGGACCAGGGCTTTCCGATCCTCGTCGCGGAGGCGGATGGCCGGGTTCTGGGCTATGCCTATGCGAGCTATTTCCGCGTCAGGCCAGCCTATCGCTGGCTTGCCGAGGATTCGATCTATATCGCCCCCGATGCGAAGGGGCAGGGCATTGGCAAGCTTCTGCTGCGCGAACTCATCGCGCGGATTTCCGCCCTTGGGTTTCGCCAGTTGCTGGCAGTGATCGGCGACGGCGAACACAATATTGGCTCGGTGAAGCTGCATGAAAGCCTGGGCTTTACCCATTGCGGACGCATCGAGGGTTCGGGCTTCAAGCACGGACGCTGGCTGGACACTGTGCTGATGCAATTGCCGCTCAATGGCGGGCGTTCAACGGAACCGGGACCATCGCCGCTTTCATAA
- a CDS encoding arylesterase, with product MMRFKLQIPAAAMLKALLVSLLALFVAAASASAQEEPTGLEDALPTEQLSQVKIVGFGDSLMAGYLLPSNAAFPQQLEKALNDKGYEVTVENAGVSGDTTTGGLSRIDWSIPDGTNLVILELGANDALRGIQPDITEKNLDEMLAKLKARGISVILAGMVAPPNMGKDYAGKFNPIYPRLARKYDVPLYPFFLDGVATRKGLLLEDGMHPNEKGVETIVANFMPSVEKALKNLQNTGTSGG from the coding sequence ATGATGCGTTTCAAACTCCAAATTCCCGCAGCCGCGATGCTCAAGGCGCTTCTGGTTTCGCTTTTGGCACTTTTTGTCGCGGCCGCAAGTGCAAGCGCGCAAGAAGAACCGACAGGCCTTGAAGATGCGCTGCCCACCGAACAGCTCTCGCAGGTGAAGATCGTGGGCTTCGGCGACAGCCTCATGGCTGGCTATCTTCTGCCGTCGAATGCCGCCTTTCCACAGCAGCTTGAAAAGGCGCTCAACGACAAGGGCTACGAGGTGACGGTCGAAAATGCGGGCGTATCGGGCGACACCACGACCGGCGGGCTTTCGCGTATCGACTGGTCCATTCCCGATGGTACCAATCTGGTGATCCTGGAACTTGGCGCAAACGATGCGCTGCGCGGCATCCAGCCGGATATCACGGAAAAGAATCTCGATGAAATGCTGGCAAAGCTGAAGGCGCGCGGCATTTCCGTCATCCTTGCAGGCATGGTTGCCCCTCCCAATATGGGAAAAGACTATGCAGGCAAATTCAACCCGATCTATCCCAGGCTGGCGCGCAAATATGATGTGCCGCTCTACCCGTTCTTCCTCGACGGTGTAGCAACCAGGAAAGGACTTTTGCTCGAGGACGGAATGCATCCCAATGAAAAGGGTGTCGAAACGATCGTGGCCAATTTCATGCCGTCGGTCGAAAAGGCGCTCAAGAATTTGCAAAACACGGGGACATCGGGCGGATGA
- a CDS encoding DUF2794 domain-containing protein — protein MDISSAANEDSSSLSSHTSETAKVVPLDRPRPTPSTISFDRHELGKILNIYGRMVATGAWRDYAIDHLSDRAVFSIFRRASEVPLFRIEKNPKLQQKQGAYSVIAASGLIMKRGHELERVLRVFDKSLKLVET, from the coding sequence ATGGATATCTCAAGCGCAGCGAATGAAGATTCGTCGTCCCTTTCATCCCATACTTCAGAGACGGCCAAAGTCGTTCCTCTTGACCGGCCGCGGCCAACGCCTTCAACGATCAGTTTTGACAGGCATGAACTTGGAAAGATCCTGAATATTTACGGCCGCATGGTAGCGACGGGCGCATGGCGCGATTATGCCATCGACCATCTTTCCGACCGGGCGGTCTTTTCCATTTTCCGCCGCGCCAGCGAGGTGCCGCTTTTTCGCATTGAGAAAAATCCGAAGCTCCAGCAGAAACAGGGGGCCTATTCAGTTATCGCCGCAAGCGGCCTTATCATGAAGCGTGGCCATGAGCTGGAGCGCGTGTTGCGCGTCTTCGACAAGAGCCTGAAGCTTGTCGAAACCTGA
- a CDS encoding Bax inhibitor-1/YccA family protein produces MADFRNIQAQQRPVGGARADAGIDQGLRSYMLGVYNMMAIGLAVTGLAAFGTAVLAQSNPAFQQLLFASPLRWVIMLAPLAAVFFLSFRIQSLSVGTAQAIFWGYAALVGLSLSSIFIVFTGQSIVRTFFVTAASFGALSLYGYTTKRNLSAMGSFLMMGLFGLILASVVNIFLGSTALQFAISVIGVLIFAGLTAYDTQEIKEMYYEGDAADTQGRKIVMGALRLYLDFINMFMFLLQFMGNRE; encoded by the coding sequence ATGGCTGACTTTCGTAATATTCAGGCGCAGCAAAGGCCGGTAGGCGGCGCTCGCGCCGATGCAGGCATCGATCAGGGCCTGCGCAGCTATATGCTGGGCGTTTATAACATGATGGCAATCGGCCTGGCCGTTACCGGCCTTGCCGCATTCGGCACCGCCGTGCTCGCCCAGTCCAACCCGGCTTTCCAGCAGCTTCTTTTTGCAAGCCCGCTGCGCTGGGTCATTATGCTCGCTCCGCTGGCGGCAGTGTTTTTCCTGAGCTTCCGTATCCAGAGCCTTTCCGTCGGCACGGCACAGGCGATCTTCTGGGGTTATGCGGCGCTCGTGGGCCTGTCGCTTTCGTCGATCTTCATCGTCTTCACGGGCCAGAGCATCGTGCGCACCTTCTTCGTGACGGCTGCGTCCTTCGGCGCGCTCTCGCTCTATGGCTACACGACCAAGCGTAACCTGTCCGCCATGGGCTCGTTCCTGATGATGGGGCTTTTCGGCCTTATCCTTGCTTCGGTGGTCAATATTTTCCTTGGCTCCACCGCATTGCAGTTTGCAATCTCGGTGATTGGCGTCCTGATCTTTGCAGGCCTCACCGCCTACGATACGCAGGAAATCAAGGAAATGTACTATGAAGGCGACGCTGCCGACACGCAGGGCCGCAAGATCGTGATGGGCGCGCTGCGTCTTTATCTCGACTTCATCAATATGTTCATGTTCCTGCTCCAGTTCATGGGCAACCGTGAATAA
- a CDS encoding 4a-hydroxytetrahydrobiopterin dehydratase — MARNRLTESEMNEALRALDGWQKVDGREAITRSFKFKDFSTAFGFMAQAALYAEKLDHHPEWFNAYNRVDVTLATHSENGVTELDIKMARKMNAIAG; from the coding sequence ATGGCACGCAACCGATTGACGGAAAGCGAAATGAACGAGGCGCTCAGGGCGCTGGACGGCTGGCAGAAAGTTGATGGGCGCGAGGCAATCACTCGCAGCTTCAAATTCAAGGATTTCAGCACCGCCTTCGGTTTCATGGCGCAGGCAGCACTTTACGCAGAAAAGCTCGACCATCACCCCGAATGGTTCAATGCCTATAACCGTGTGGACGTAACACTTGCGACCCACAGCGAAAACGGGGTTACAGAACTGGATATCAAGATGGCGCGCAAGATGAACGCGATCGCCGGTTGA